In Zingiber officinale cultivar Zhangliang chromosome 6A, Zo_v1.1, whole genome shotgun sequence, a single genomic region encodes these proteins:
- the LOC121998339 gene encoding transcription factor PCF5-like, protein MGEGDAVGYGQLSFLRHQPPRLPQTPSRYGSREKGAAVGEIVEVQGGHIVRSTGRKDRHSKVCTAKGPRDRRVRLSAHTAIQFYDVQDRLGYDRPSKAVDWLIKNAKAAIDELAELPPWIPTATVAAASSHRHILPQTSSDQPLVTEHPVDAATALYFTRDGGGGENVSASFLPPSMDTDSIADTIKSFFPTAATPAATSPSSSPSIGFQAYSSDLPSRADGQIKDLRLSLQSFQDPILHNPEPAHHHVQFQQSSAPPTHSSHFPPSAQFAFDAAVSASWAEQSQRIVPWNLMETSGGGPGYVFSFPPPLAVPLHSVFGQTQLFSQRGPLQSSNAPTVRAWANPVDAATHHQMQPPSMSSIGFAPGAGFSGFRIPARFQGEEEHDGVADKPPPSASSNSRN, encoded by the coding sequence ATGGGGGAGGGTGACGCCGTCGGCTACGGCCAGCTCTCCTTCCTCCGCCACCAGCCGCCGCGGCTGCCGCAGACGCCGTCGAGGTATGGAAGCAGGGAGAAGGGTGCTGCGGTGGGGGAAATCGTGGAGGTGCAAGGGGGACATATTGTGCGCTCCACAGGACGCAAGGACCGCCACAGCAAGGTGTGCACCGCCAAGGGCCCCCGCGACCGCCGTGTGCGCCTCTCCGCCCATACGGCCATCCAGTTCTACGACGTGCAGGACCGCCTCGGCTACGACCGCCCCAGCAAGGCCGTCGATTGGCTCATCAAGAACGCCAAGGCCGCCATCGACGAGCTCGCCGAGCTGCCGCCCTGGATCCCAACCGCTACTGTTGCCGCCGCCTCCTCTCACCGGCATATCCTTCCCCAGACATCTTCAGATCAGCCCCTCGTCACTGAGCACCCCGTCGACGCTGCTACTGCTTTATACTTCACCAGGGACGGCGGTGGTGGAGAAAATGTAAGTGCCAGTTTTCTTCCGCCATCCATGGACACTGACTCCATTGCGGACACAATCAAATCCTTCTTCCCGACAGCTGCAACTCCCGCGGCCACCTCGCCGTCTTCTAGCCCTTCCATcggcttccaagcctactcttcGGATCTCCCTTCGCGAGCTGACGGTCAAATCAAGGACCTCCGCCTCTCCCTCCAGTCTTTCCAAGATCCGATTCTTCACAATCCAGAACCCGCCCACCACCACGTCCAATTCCAACAGAGCTCAGCTCCGCCCACCCACAGTAGTCATTTCCCGCCCTCCGCCCAATTCGCCTTCGACGCTGCAGTCTCCGCCAGCTGGGCCGAACAGAGCCAGCGCATTGTTCCATGGAATCTGATGGAGACGAGCGGCGGCGGGCCTGGATATGTTTTCAGCTTTCCGCCGCCACTGGCCGTGCCGCTGCACTCTGTGTTCGGCCAAACCCAACTTTTTTCTCAGAGGGGACCCCTTCAGTCCAGCAACGCCCCCACTGTCCGCGCCTGGGCCAACCCTGTCGATGCCGCCACCCATCACCAGATGCAACCTCCGTCGATGTCCTCCATCGGATTTGCACCCGGTGCCGGCTTCTCAGGGTTCCGGATCCCGGCGCGGTTTCAGGGCGAAGAGGAGCACGACGGCGTCGCAGACAAGCCGCCGCCCTCTGCTTCCTCTAATTCTCGCAATTGA